The Acanthochromis polyacanthus isolate Apoly-LR-REF ecotype Palm Island chromosome 5, KAUST_Apoly_ChrSc, whole genome shotgun sequence genome includes a window with the following:
- the LOC110953453 gene encoding 25-hydroxyvitamin D-1 alpha hydroxylase, mitochondrial has product MIFVRRMLQQALKVSARSSFPLVKWMERWAEGTAAAAAGQEGTKALRTLDDMPGPSVASFAWDLFAKRGLSRLHEMQLEGVRRYGPMWKASFGPILTVHVADPALIEQVLRQEGQHPMRSNLSSWKDYRKLRGHHYGLLTSEGEEWQRVRSLLGKHMLRPKAVEAYDKMMNSVISDLIAKLRLSRRPQGLVTDIASEFYLFGLEGISSVLFESRIGCLDEVVPEETERFIQSIRTMFVMTLLTMAMPSWMHQVFPKPWNVFCQCWDYMFEFAKGHIDQSLTAEEEKVIRGEKVEGRYLTYFLSQTGMPMKTVYSNITELLLAGVDTISSTMSWSLYELSRHPEVQKKLREEVLTVLEGRRMPEAADVARMPLLKATVKEVLRLYPVIPANARVITERDIQVGGYLIPKNTLITLCHFATSRDPAVFPNPDDFQPCRWLNKDQTHHPYASVPFGVGKRSCIGRRIAELELYLAIARILIEFDVNPDPEVVSVKPMTRTLLVPENVISLQFSER; this is encoded by the exons ATGATCTTTGTGAGAAGGATGTTGCAGCAAGCGCTTAAAGTGTCCGCCCGGAGCTCCTTCCCTCTGGTCAAGTGGATGGAGAGATGGGCTgaaggaacagcagcagcagcagccgggcAGGAGGGCACAAAGGCGCTGAGGACTCTCGACGACATGCCCGGACCGTCGGTCGCCAGCTTCGCTTGGGACTTATTTGCCAAACGGGGACTGTCACGGCTACACGAGATGCAG CTGGAAGGAGTGAGGCGGTATGGCCCCATGTGGAAGGCCAGCTTTGGTCCCATCCTCACGGTTCATGTGGCAGACCCGGCGCTCATCGAGCAGGTCCTAAGGCAGGAGGGCCAGCACCCCATGCGCTCTAATCTCTCCTCCTGGAAGGACTACAGGAAGCTCAGAGGACATCACTATGGACTTCTGACATC tgAAGGGGAGGAGTGGCAGAGGGTGAGGAGTCTCCTGGGGAAGCACATGCTGCGGCCCAAAGCGGTGGAAGCTTACGACAAAATGATGAACAGCGTCATCAGTGACCTCATTGCCAAACTTCGCCTCAGCAGACGTCCTCAAGGCCTCGTCACTGACATCGCCAGCGAGTTCTATCTCTTCGGCCTCGAGG GGATTTCATCAGTGTTGTTTGAATCCAGAATCGGTTGCCTTGATGAGGTTGTTCCTGAAGAGACGGAGCGCTTCATTCAGTCGATTAGGACCATGTTTGTGATGACGCTTCTCACCATGGCCATGCCCAGCTGGATGCACCAGGTGTTCCCTAAACCCTGGAACGTCTTTTGTCAGTGCTGGGACTACATGTTTGAATTTG CGAAAGGCCACATTGACCAAAGTCTGACGGCCGAAGAGGAGAAGGTCATCCGAGGAGAGAAGGTGGAGGGCCGATATCTCACCTATTTCTTGTCGCAGACCGGGATGCCCATGAAGACCGTCTACAGCAACATCACAGAGCTGCTTCTTGCAGGCGTTGACACA ATCTCCAGCACTATGTCCTGGTCGTTGTACGAACTATCCAGACACCCAGAAGTGCAGAAGAAGCTCCGGGAGGAGGTGTTAACTGTACTGGAGGGTCGAAGAATGCCAGAGGCTGCAGATGTGGCCCGCATGCCTCTCCTGAAGGCCACAGTCAAAGAAGTTCTCAG gttGTATCCTGTTATTCCTGCTAATGCAAGAGTCATTACAGAAAGAGACATCCAAGTTGGAGGCTACCTCATCCCTAAAAAT ACTCTGATCACGCTGTGCCACTTTGCAACATCACGGGATCCAGCAGTGTTTCCGAATCCAGATGATTTCCAGCCCTGTCGATGGCTGAACAAGGACCAGACTCACCACCCGTATGCCTCCGTGCCCTTCGGTGTGGGAAAACGCAGCTGCATCGGACGCCGCATCGCCGAGCTGGAGCTCTATCTTGCAATAGCCAGG ATCCTTATAGAGTTTGATGTGAATCCAGACCCAGAGGTAGTTTCTGTGAAACCCATGACAAGGACGCTTCTAgttcctgaaaatgtcatcagcCTCCAGTTTAGTGAACGATGA